A genomic segment from Nitrospirota bacterium encodes:
- a CDS encoding sugar phosphate isomerase/epimerase — MALSVHVPWPASPLGAEGDERMRKAMGLARSLGAGLVVVHFSGERGVSYYREAITPVLDEAARSGLRVAIENTVETGPDEINRLFGLLRGDKNSGAAGLCLDVGHANLYPATRNDYLRFVDALDERVPIIHVHLHENYGDADSHLPVFSGPAGADPKGLEGLFKRLRARGFDGAVIFEQWPEPPELLLQARERLLDMIKTLPKEKKPVRRERTGWARAARPPEDAAEAIARADGENRSWREKLEWVRDFLSKEPRPSLDELIYAAIYLRFLGTGQVRAEESGGHYRPVHHARAARDIDGRLSEVAGEEEALVARKILPWLPSYDRAFMRAEPLTRIRDIAHRGDIPKELKREIKTALQNKLHRSAGPEDLRTSERILKRITAPGAGYSRDFVREFQIFHEELKEFFSATSLEERLRALLEKGTESASHIKRFLRARKQRERSLEGNVKLVGLLTDLRGRLLEEARRKDQRLQLLRLSEIALEDHAFVLESEMVNRLDSMPADNFPWRTALDALVLGVSNVGLSGISSRECEAVQNELQSLSRGFAAEGPGAFPREGGAPGASARRG; from the coding sequence ATGGCCCTCTCCGTGCACGTCCCGTGGCCGGCAAGCCCCCTTGGCGCCGAAGGAGACGAGAGGATGCGGAAGGCCATGGGCCTCGCCCGGAGCCTGGGCGCCGGCCTGGTGGTCGTCCATTTCTCGGGGGAAAGGGGCGTGAGCTACTACCGGGAGGCGATCACCCCGGTCCTCGATGAGGCGGCGCGGTCGGGGCTCCGTGTGGCCATCGAGAATACCGTGGAGACGGGGCCGGATGAGATAAACCGGCTTTTCGGCCTCCTGCGAGGTGACAAAAACAGCGGTGCCGCGGGGCTTTGCCTCGATGTGGGCCACGCCAACCTCTATCCGGCCACGCGGAACGATTACCTGAGGTTCGTCGATGCCCTGGACGAACGGGTTCCCATCATCCATGTACACCTGCATGAGAACTACGGAGACGCGGACAGCCACCTTCCGGTCTTCTCCGGGCCTGCCGGCGCGGACCCGAAGGGGCTGGAAGGGCTTTTCAAGCGCCTTCGCGCCAGGGGCTTCGACGGGGCTGTCATCTTCGAGCAGTGGCCCGAGCCGCCCGAGCTTTTGCTTCAGGCGCGGGAGCGGCTCCTGGACATGATAAAGACCCTGCCCAAAGAGAAAAAGCCCGTCAGGAGGGAGAGGACCGGGTGGGCCAGGGCTGCACGCCCTCCGGAGGACGCTGCGGAGGCCATCGCCCGGGCCGACGGGGAGAACCGGAGCTGGCGGGAGAAGCTGGAGTGGGTGCGGGATTTCCTCTCGAAGGAGCCGCGGCCTTCCCTGGATGAGCTTATCTACGCGGCCATCTATCTCAGGTTCCTGGGGACCGGCCAGGTCCGTGCGGAGGAATCCGGCGGCCATTACCGGCCCGTGCACCATGCCCGGGCCGCCAGGGACATCGACGGGCGCCTCAGTGAGGTGGCAGGCGAGGAGGAGGCCCTTGTCGCCAGAAAAATCCTCCCTTGGCTTCCCTCTTACGACAGGGCCTTCATGAGGGCCGAGCCCCTGACCCGCATCCGCGATATCGCCCACCGGGGCGACATCCCCAAGGAGCTCAAGAGGGAGATAAAGACGGCGCTTCAGAACAAGCTGCACCGGAGCGCCGGTCCCGAGGACCTGAGGACCTCGGAGAGGATCCTCAAGCGCATAACCGCCCCGGGGGCCGGCTACTCCAGGGATTTTGTAAGGGAGTTTCAGATATTTCACGAAGAGTTAAAGGAGTTTTTCAGCGCCACCAGCCTCGAAGAGAGGCTTAGGGCCTTGCTGGAGAAAGGCACCGAAAGCGCAAGCCATATAAAGAGGTTTCTCCGGGCCAGGAAGCAGCGGGAACGGAGTCTCGAGGGGAACGTCAAGCTCGTCGGCCTTCTTACGGACCTGAGGGGGCGCCTCCTTGAAGAGGCCCGGAGGAAGGACCAGCGCTTACAGCTCCTCAGGCTCTCGGAGATTGCCCTGGAGGACCATGCCTTTGTTCTTGAAAGCGAGATGGTCAACCGGCTCGATTCCATGCCTGCCGATAATTTCCCGTGGCGGACGGCGCTGGACGCTCTTGTTCTCGGCGTTTCCAATGTCGGGCTGAGCGGCATTTCCTCCCGTGAGTGCGAGGCTGTCCAAAACGAGCTTCAGAGCCTGTCCCGGGGTTTTGCCGCCGAGGGTCCTGGCGCTTTTCCCCGGGAGGGTGGAGCGCCTGGGGCGTCTGCTCGGCGTGGATGA